A region of Liolophura sinensis isolate JHLJ2023 chromosome 8, CUHK_Ljap_v2, whole genome shotgun sequence DNA encodes the following proteins:
- the LOC135472854 gene encoding small ribosomal subunit protein eS6-like: MKVNISYPATGCQKLIDIDDEKKLRPFFEKRMATEMSAESLGNEWKGYVVRISGGNDKQGFPMKQGVLTNGRVKLLLSKGHSCFRMRRNGERRRKSVRGCIVDSNLSVLCLVIVKKGEDEIPGLTDKTVPRRLGPKRASRIRKLFNLGKEDDVRQYVVRRPLPPKEGKKARTKAPKIQRLVTPVVLQRKRHRLAMKRRRSAQKREDAAEYAKLLAQRMKEAKERKLERRRSASASKSRDSIRESTSKK, encoded by the exons ATGAAG GTGAACATCTCTTATCCGGCCACTGGCTGCCAGAAGCTGATAGACATTGACGATGAGAAGAAACTACGTCCCTTTTTTGAGAAGCGCATGGCGACAGAAATGAGCGCAGAAAGCCTTGGAAATGAGTGGAAG GGCTATGTTGTGCGCATCTCAGGAGGAAATGACAAGCAGGGGTTCCCCATGAAGCAGGGGGTATTGACAAACGGACGTGTCAAACTTCTGTTGTCCAAAGGTCATTCGTGCTTCCGCATGAGGAGGAACGGAGAGAGGCGCAGAAAGTCTGTACGAGGCTGTATCGTGGACAGTAACCTCAGCGTTCTCTGTctggtcattgtcaagaaag GTGAGGATGAAATACCTGGCCTGACCGACAAGACTGTGCCCCGACGTCTTGGCCCCAAAAGGGCAAGCCGAATCAGGAAGCTGTTCAACCTGGGCAAAGAGGATGACGTCCGTCAGTATGTTGTGAGGAGACCGCTGCCCCCTAAAGAAG GTAAGAAAGCCCGCACGAAGGCCCCTAAGATTCAGCGCCTGGTCACACCTGTTGTCCTCCAGCGCAAGCGCCACAGGCTGGCCATGAAGCGGCGTCGTTCTGCTCAGAAACGCGAGGATGCAGCTGAATATGCTAAACTTTTGGCGCAGAGAATGAAGGAGGCTAAAGAAAGAAAGCTTGAGCGCAGACGATCCGCCTCCGCATCAAAGAGCAGAGATTCAATCCGAGAATCTACGTCAAAAAAATGA
- the LOC135473267 gene encoding uncharacterized protein LOC135473267: MDSNGSDVSQADSCKFVVLDSQEESPFPAPGERTLLSTLPGLHIENVGVSVSDVSMSEDRQKTGADENLSDEESPPARIAITHVTDTGSEAEPSKIQPSQRPPIIVAETETQSDTDGGVISDTAAGRSMPEAPLDGSSDDPDKTIKAPLVVDVSEGEKTLQGDQDSSGRSSGKYLLGSGIEWELSHTQGAHLTSKSRGQGSPAVRAQDDTRKMHSPKDLFAAQESDDDDDDDKQGVLTPSEHISSLQVSQALVPETLDNDSLEDIPPSVEAYGSIPVIIPSSPTAQVSDKDSSEDEPGSYRPEELSTLDPDTKHKPAVGGSTSGSGSSSRSGKQSVESENKSTGNSRESIKVS; encoded by the exons ATGGACTCTAATGGGTCTGATGTGTCACAAGCAGACAGCTGTAAGTTTGTTGTGCTAGACTCCCAGGAGGAATCCCCATTCCCAGCGCCAGGGGAGAGAACTCTGCTTTCTACCCTGCCTGGCCTACACATTGAAAAT GTTGGTGTGTCTGTGTCTGATGTAAGCATGTCTGAAGACCGACAAAAAACAG GCGCAGATGAAAACTTGTCAGATGAAGAGAGTCCTCCAGCCAGAATAGCCATCACTCATGTCACAGACACTGGCAGTGAGGCAGAGCCCAGCAAGATCCAGCCTTCACAGAGACCGCCCATCATAGTGGCAGAGACAGAAACACAAAG CGACACAGATGGGGGTGTGATCAGTGATACTGCTGCTGGGAGATCCATGCCTGAAGCACCCCTTGATGGTTCCTCAG ATGATCCAGACAAGACGATTAAAGCACCGCTTGTAGTTGATGTCTCTGAAGGAGAAAAAACACTTCAAGGGGATCAAGACAGCAG TGGCAGATCATCGGGTAAGTACCTGTTAGGGAGCGGTATTGAATGGGAGCTCTCCCATACCCAGGGGGCACACCTTACCAGCAAGTCCAGAGGTCAAGGATCCCCAGCAGTGAGAGCACAGGATGACACCAGAAAAATGCATTCTCCTAAAGACCTCTTTGCAGCTCAAG AGTcagatgatgatgacgatgatgacaAACAGGGTGTGCTCACACCCTCAGAACATATCAGCTCACTGCAGGTGTCACAGGCTTTAGTACCAGAGACCCTTGATAA TGATTCTTTAGAAGATATTCCTCCATCCGTGGAAGCCTATGGCTCTATTCCCGTCATCATCCCCAGCTCTCCTACAGCCCAAGTCTCAGATAAAG atTCCAGTGAAGATGAGCCTGGAAGCTACAGACCTGAAGAGTTATCTACCTTGGATCCTGACACCAAACATAAGCCTGCAGTGGGT GGTAGTACCTCTGGATCGGGTAGTAGTTCTAGATCAGGGAAACAGTCTGTGGAGTCTGAGAATAAATCTACTGGAAACAGCAGGGAAAGTATTAAAGTGAGTTAA
- the LOC135472425 gene encoding protein salivary glands marred-like has protein sequence MPKMAEAGSGFDSRGLGLRAQKKLLGKMSSKKIAKVFIDDTTGHLLDNMYKILKDYLPTKKEAEKMLKYLIKTVVKIGILYRNDQFNSEELSIAESFKQKFHSLALSIISFHEVEFTFDKNFLRKSIEECRILIQNLITRHLTEKSKGRIDLLFNFFATPDFLEALFSQDSVHREAMDRIVLDMHKMMDEGNL, from the coding sequence TGGCAGAGGCAGGGTCAGGGTTTGACTCCCGGGGGCTGGGACTGCGTGCACAGAAGAAACTCCTGGGGAAAATGTCCAGCAAGAAGATTGCAAAGGTGTTTATAGATGACACCACTGGGCACCTGCTAGATAACATGTACAAGATTCTCAAGGATTACCTCCCCACGAAGAAGGAAGCGGAGAAAATGCTCAAGTACCTTATTAAGACAGTGGTGAAAATAGGGATTCTATACCGCAATGACCAGTTCAATTCGGAAGAGCTCTCCATAGCTGAGTCCTTCAAGCAGAAGTTCCATTCGTTGGCCTTAAGCATAATAAGCTTCCACGAAGTCGAGTTCACCTTTGACAAAAACTTTTTACGCAAGTCTATTGAAGAGTGCCGTATCCTGATCCAGAATCTTATAACACGCCATCTCACGGAAAAATCAAAGGGACGCATTGACCTGCTCTTTAATTTCTTTGCCACGCCAGACTTTCTGGAAGCCTTATTCTCCCAAGACAGTGTGCATAGAGAGGCCATGGACCGTATAGTTTTAGATATGCATAAAATGATGGACGAGGGCAATTTGTAA